A genomic region of Planctomycetota bacterium contains the following coding sequences:
- the dnaN gene encoding DNA polymerase III subunit beta encodes MKVVCKRNDLLDAFSMVNVVIPTRSTVPVLQNINLTAEGSSLYIIGTDLEVGIKVEIKAEVKDKGSLLIPTMRLGALLRETADENIKIETRNNIASITTKEGEYKLVGPDPVDYPEFPAFDSAKAFDMEPKGVREMIHKTIFATSAEITRYALTGILVEIRKKEIRMVGSDGKRLAFIKHRSEQSVEQDKKVIVPSKGMMLLERVIRDDHKLKIAIDDTLIKICLSPAKEKHPETIIFSRLVDGAFPDYESIIPTDGNKVLEMKSEDLHSALRRATVVTTDKFKATKFILKDNKLSLLSKTQEVGEAKVEVEAKYKGEPFEIVFNPDFFIDALRVLGEGNLAIEFKEKTSPAVFKWGKDYVYLVMPLTIDI; translated from the coding sequence ATGAAGGTAGTTTGTAAAAGAAACGATTTGCTTGACGCGTTCAGCATGGTTAATGTCGTCATTCCCACCAGAAGCACCGTTCCGGTATTGCAGAATATCAATCTTACCGCGGAAGGCTCCAGCCTCTATATCATCGGAACTGATTTAGAGGTGGGCATAAAGGTGGAGATAAAAGCGGAGGTAAAGGATAAAGGCAGTTTGCTCATCCCGACCATGCGGCTGGGCGCTCTTTTAAGGGAAACCGCGGACGAAAATATCAAGATAGAAACCAGGAATAATATCGCCAGCATTACAACCAAGGAAGGCGAATATAAGCTGGTCGGGCCCGACCCTGTGGATTACCCGGAGTTCCCGGCATTCGACTCCGCTAAGGCGTTTGATATGGAGCCCAAAGGCGTAAGGGAAATGATACATAAGACGATATTCGCCACCTCGGCGGAAATCACCCGCTATGCCTTAACCGGCATACTGGTGGAAATCAGGAAGAAAGAAATAAGAATGGTCGGAAGCGACGGCAAGAGGCTGGCGTTCATAAAGCACCGCTCGGAGCAGAGCGTGGAGCAGGATAAAAAGGTCATTGTCCCGAGCAAGGGAATGATGCTACTGGAGCGCGTCATCCGGGACGACCACAAGCTGAAAATCGCGATAGACGATACCCTGATAAAAATATGCCTTTCCCCCGCAAAGGAAAAGCATCCGGAAACGATTATCTTCTCGCGGCTGGTGGACGGCGCTTTTCCGGATTACGAAAGCATCATCCCGACTGACGGGAACAAGGTCCTGGAAATGAAGAGCGAGGATTTGCACAGCGCTTTAAGAAGGGCAACCGTGGTCACCACGGATAAATTCAAGGCGACCAAGTTTATCCTGAAGGACAACAAGTTAAGCTTGCTCAGTAAGACCCAAGAAGTGGGCGAGGCAAAGGTGGAGGTGGAGGCGAAATACAAAGGCGAGCCTTTTGAAATCGTCTTTAATCCGGATTTCTTTATAGACGCTTTGAGGGTCTTGGGGGAAGGCAACCTGGCGATAGAGTTCAAGGAAAAAACCTCCCCGGCAGTCTTTAAATGGGGCAAGGACTATGTGTATCTCGTCATGCCATTGACGATTGATATATAA